Within Oscillospiraceae bacterium, the genomic segment TGACCACGTTGAGCGCCTTGGTCATCCTCATTGTTGTCTTCACGATCATCAACAACCGTTTTATCGCCAGCCAGAACATTCTGAATATCGTCTTCCAGACGACGCCCATCATCATCATCGCCATGGGCCAGACATATGTCCTTATCACGGGCGGTATTGATCTCACAATCGGTTCCAATATTGCTTTCGCCGCCATGGTCTCCTGCCTCCTGATGAGCGGCGGCCTGTCGTTTTTTGTGGCCATTCCCATCGGCATGCTCATCGGCGTATCGGTCGGCGCCATCAACGGCGCGCTGATTACATACGGGAAGCTGCCGCCGTTCATCGCCACCATGGGTACCATGTCGGCTGTCCGCGGCGCCGCGCAGATCATTACAAACGGCATGCCTGTCGCCAGCGGCAACGCACTGTTTCAGACAATTGGCCAACAGCGTTCTTTCCTCTCCATCCCCAATTCCATTTACCCAATGATTGTCCTCGTGCTCATCTTCGGTTTTATTCTGGCCAAAACGCGGTCGGGGCGGTACCTTTACGCATACGGAAGCAATTACGAGGCGACACGTCTTTCCGGCGTCAACACGAACACCACCATCCTGAAAGCCTATATCGTCAGCGGTTTCCTCTCCGTCTGCGCCGGGCTGCTCATTGCTGCCAAACTCGACTCCGCCGCGCCTACGGCGGGCGACGGTTACGAACTGGACGCCGTCGCCGCGTCCGTCATCGGCGGTGCCAGTACCATGGGCGGCGAGGGTACGATTTTCGGGACTTTTTTGGGAGCGCTGATTATCGGCGTTCTGCGCAACGGGCTCAATCTGGCCAGCATCAACACCAACTATCAAAAGATTGTCATCGGCGCCGTCATCTTGGCCGCTGTCTTTGTTGATAAGCGCAGAAAGAAGTGATGCAGCGCCCCAGCCGTTCTCCGGTT encodes:
- a CDS encoding ABC transporter permease codes for the protein MKLLPTKKDPASQDNRGAMTPIEMEMERTKRKLSPTAKQYLTTLSALVILIVVFTIINNRFIASQNILNIVFQTTPIIIIAMGQTYVLITGGIDLTIGSNIAFAAMVSCLLMSGGLSFFVAIPIGMLIGVSVGAINGALITYGKLPPFIATMGTMSAVRGAAQIITNGMPVASGNALFQTIGQQRSFLSIPNSIYPMIVLVLIFGFILAKTRSGRYLYAYGSNYEATRLSGVNTNTTILKAYIVSGFLSVCAGLLIAAKLDSAAPTAGDGYELDAVAASVIGGASTMGGEGTIFGTFLGALIIGVLRNGLNLASINTNYQKIVIGAVILAAVFVDKRRKK